ATAAATATTAACTTATGTTGTACTCCCTATTATATAGGcgaaattttgaattttctttgtaCCACTAGATAGGTGGAGTTCTATTTTGAAGATGAATTTTTTCACAAATGCCCTTATTTATTGTACATAGAAAATTGTGTTAGTAATAAGATAAaggattaaacaaaaaaaaaacatgaaaaataatgAATTCAATGTTATTTTCTTAATTTAAGAGAAGTGGTCCCTCCGCCTATATATGTTGTTCGTAGGGAGTATGAAATTTGATATATCTATAAAGAAACCGGTACCTCTTATTAGCAATGTTGCATTCCTTGTCCCTGGTGAATGTGATGATTCAGGGATAAAAGTATAAGCACACTAGTAAAAGTAAACAACTAGTACCACCAGTGAAAAATGTCGCTTGAAGTAACACGTGAAGACAGCTAGAGATAGAATGTGTATCTTAAGCAAAAGTTTTATGTAGAAGCCAGGTAATTCAATGACGGAGATATATAAGAATTAAGCGACAACAATACAAAAAACTTAGAAAAAAGGATATCCATGAAAAAAACACAAATAATTCAGTAAAGTAGGAAAAACCACGTGTTGAAGTTTTCGCGCGACGCGAGCCACAAGAGTTTCTTAAGTTTCTCGAAATTTCTCtagcacacaaaaaaaaaaaaaaagttaatctAACGTGTCTTCCTTTCCGTTTTCTCACTTTGTTTGTCTTCCATAAACCAAGAGATTTCTAACACAACATACTCACTGGTCCTTCTTCTATGTTTTTCTCTCTCTGGTCTTCTCTTCTCTAGTACTCCTTCTCCTTTTGGATTAAAAGCCGAATATCTCATAAAAATCTTTGTTTCTAAAAATCAAGAGCAAGAAGAAAAATAGTATGTCCAGGAAAGGATTGTTTATTATGCTCTGATAttgttaaaagaagaaaaaagaagaagaagaagaagaagaagtgatatTTTTGTCTGCAAATATTtttggaagttttttttttttgaagttatgGCTAATCAGGTATGTTTTAAAAAACAAAAgctttttactcccattttattTGAGCTTAATCAGTTGCTTTAGGTTGTTATTTGGATTTTATGAATCTATAACCAGATATTTGttgaatacttttttttttctttctaaaaatGATTTGGGTGAAATTCTTATGATTGAGATTATGATTTCAGTTTTGAATTTTGGAATATttttagtaattatttttattttagatcTCAATATTTATTACTGTTGAACGTTAGCAACCTGAACGTGTAATCACAAATAGAATATCATCTTTTCCAAGTGATTAGAGTTGAATTATAAGAATTAGTATGAAGATGCAAAGCCAATAGACTGTTACTTACAAGTTTcatattttgtgttttctttgttGAAGTTTCATGGAAAACTTGCAATTCAAAAAAACTAAAGAAATGAAAATTTATCTATTAAATATTGGTTGGACATTTCATGGATCTGTTAATTTGACTACAACCAACGTCTCCTGATTTTATGTGATTACAGCTTAATGTTTTTTCTTGATTTGGTAACTTGTGCGATGAAATCATTTCCTATGCCTAACTATGTTTCTTTTGGATTCAAGGATAAAAGTTGTGGATCGAGCTCGAATGCTACTGCCATGGATGATAGTCAGAATTATATGGAAGTTGGCTCACAGTCTGGAAATGCAATGCAATTTAAGGAGAATTATTCATCTGGAGAAGATAATTTACTTAAGGTACTGTTAGTCCCATCCCCTGTGCTTCATTTTTAATTGAGGATTCTATCCCATTTCCATAGTCTCTAACGGCAATTTATCTTGCTTTTCTGGTTTGGCAGGCCAGGAAACCTTATACCATCACAAAACAGCGTGAAAGATGGACTGAAGATGAACACAAGAAGTTTCTAGAAGCTTTAAGATTGTATGGTCGAGCTTGGCGTCGGATAGAAGGTACTGTATTAGGGTGGATATTATGATTTTATTGAGCTAAAATGGTTCTCTGTTGGTGGTTTTGCTTGTTCTTTTCTTCATGTTCTGACATTAGCGTATCTTTGTATTTATGTAGACCACATCGGTACCAAGACTGCGGTTCAGATCCGAAGCCATGCTCAGAAATTTTTCTCTAAGGTTTATTGCTAATTCAACTTCAAATGTCCTTTTTGTACAATACTATGTTCATAGGTGCACTGAAGTAAGTGCCGTTACCCATGACTTGAGGAAGCTTTAACGTTCTTCCCTGCGTTATTCTATGTGATGTTCTCTTTTATTGATCTGTTTTGACTTCTTTTTTCAGGTTGTAAGAGAATCAGGTAGTAATGATGCAGGTTCAGTGAAACCAATTGAAATTCCTCCTCCTCGCCCAAAGAGAAAGCCTATGCATCCTTATCCCCGAAAAATGGTTTCTTCAGCTAAAAAACAAACGTTGGTTTCTGAGAAGCTTGAAAGGTCGATGTCGCCGAATTTCTCAACCTCAGAACAAGAAAACCAATCACCTGCATCTGTTTTATCTGTCGTTGGATCAGATGCTATGGGATCCTCATTTTCAAATACCCAAAGCCGTTCTCAATCACCCGTGTCATCTGTTTCTGATGTGAAGCATGTTATCTCATCATCTACCAAGCAAGAAATTGGTTCGCCTTCAACTTCTTCATTAGCTGAAGAGGAGAATGGGTCTTCGTGTGGGGCAATCAAGGAGCAATCTTCAATGGTACTAACTACACCTTATTAATATCAGTTTTATTAATGAACTATAGTTGTACCTAGCATCATTTCTCTTGAATCATGGTTTTTATTAGTGTTACAATATCAGAGGTCTCACCGAGATTTAATTGGGAGGAGTCGGTTCATAATCATTGCAATTTTAAAAATCATTTGATGAGGCTAAGGAGTTTCTAAACTGATGAGGCTCATGAGTTTCTAAACTAATTGTTACGCATATCGGGGTGATCTGCTGAATGAAACAGCAGTTCGTTATGTTTATACCCTTTATAGCTTGTGCAACCATAAATGTTGGTCAGTGGTGTAGGCTGTCATGTTTTTAATCTGTTGCTGATATAGCTTTTGTTCTGATGTGCAGAAGAATGATTTTTGCTCGAAAGATGGTGAAGCATCCGGCGAAGGTGTTACAGAAGAAGCACCAGTCGTGAGTCTTAAACTCTTTGGAAGAACAGTTTTAGTTACAGACTCACGTAGACCGTCAACATCTTTGTCCAGCGGGGTTTGCAAATCATTGGTTAGTGAATTTCATCAAGAGAATTCTGATACATGTGATGGAATGGCTTTGGAAACAGCACAAAGCAATAATATGACACAACCTGATTCCTTTGTGGGGCCTTCCGGTTCTGTTTGGAGGCAGTGGCCTTCAGCTCTGTGCAATATGCAATTTCAGGGAGTGAACTCGAATGCAATGGAAGCTGCTGCTTCTGCGGCTTCTTCTCTACACTGGTGGGCTTTGTACGGAGGTTTACAGTTGCCTCTTGCATTATCCTTCTCAAATTCACTACAGGTGGCTCCAAATTCGTCACCTGAGGATGCCTTGAGGGAGATGAAAGTTCAATACGTTGAAGAAGCAGGGACTAGTTCGGCTACTGGAACCGTAGATGAAGTGGAAATTTCAGAGCAGAATGCAGTTAATTCTCGAAGAAGAGAAACTGTTGCTGACAATGACATCAAGGAAGTAGACTTGGTACTTGGTTTGAAACCAAGGGAAACATCCGAGTCATTAGCCCAAAAATCCAGTTCTGAGAGAAGGGGTTTTGTACCATATAAAAGATGTTTATCAGAGAGAAGCAGACAGTCGTCCGGAATAGCTGGTGAAGATAGAGATGGGCAAAGAATGCGGTTGTGCTTGTAATTATTTTCCCCGCAAACTACTCCTTTCGTCTATACCTCAGGCTTTTCTATGATGAGGCAGTTTTGACATCGAATCAATTGAGAGATCAAGATCGTAACCGGATGGGTCAAGCAGCTGATCTCTATTTAGTTTGCCTCCTTGTACATTTCCACAGGTGTAACCTTTTTTCTTGTTTCCTCCATTCCAACTGTTAAAGGCGATCAGTATCGTATTGGAGTTTGTTGTAATGTTATGGCTCTTTATATTTTTGATTGCAGTTCCTGCAAACCTTCTTGTAGTTTCTCAATATAAATATATTCTTTTTGCAGAATTGCAAATTTTAATCAATCTTTCTCACTACTGCAAATATGTAGTTTCATGTGCTGATTCTTTATCCAAGCTTTCTTCACAATAAAAATTTTCTTCGGGCTTACGACTGTTATTTTATTCTCTCAGTTTATCTTTTACTCCTGATATCCGTTCGGAAAACTCACAGCGAGGACCGAacaacacaacaacaaacacGTTGCCTAGATAAGCAAAAAAGTGTAAACACTCTAGTTTTATGAGTGATTGAGTTTCGATGTAATAGCAAATCAACAACATTGCTGATGGAGGTGAAA
The nucleotide sequence above comes from Papaver somniferum cultivar HN1 chromosome 8, ASM357369v1, whole genome shotgun sequence. Encoded proteins:
- the LOC113303178 gene encoding protein REVEILLE 7-like isoform X1, producing the protein MANQDKSCGSSSNATAMDDSQNYMEVGSQSGNAMQFKENYSSGEDNLLKARKPYTITKQRERWTEDEHKKFLEALRLYGRAWRRIEDHIGTKTAVQIRSHAQKFFSKVVRESGSNDAGSVKPIEIPPPRPKRKPMHPYPRKMVSSAKKQTLVSEKLERSMSPNFSTSEQENQSPASVLSVVGSDAMGSSFSNTQSRSQSPVSSVSDVKHVISSSTKQEIGSPSTSSLAEEENGSSCGAIKEQSSMKNDFCSKDGEASGEGVTEEAPVVSLKLFGRTVLVTDSRRPSTSLSSGVCKSLVSEFHQENSDTCDGMALETAQSNNMTQPDSFVGPSGSVWRQWPSALCNMQFQGVNSNAMEAAASAASSLHWWALYGGLQLPLALSFSNSLQVAPNSSPEDALREMKVQYVEEAGTSSATGTVDEVEISEQNAVNSRRRETVADNDIKEVDLVLGLKPRETSESLAQKSSSERRGFVPYKRCLSERSRQSSGIAGEDRDGQRMRLCL
- the LOC113303178 gene encoding protein CCA1-like isoform X2, which translates into the protein MLRNFSLRFIANSTSNVLFVQYYVHRCTEVVRESGSNDAGSVKPIEIPPPRPKRKPMHPYPRKMVSSAKKQTLVSEKLERSMSPNFSTSEQENQSPASVLSVVGSDAMGSSFSNTQSRSQSPVSSVSDVKHVISSSTKQEIGSPSTSSLAEEENGSSCGAIKEQSSMKNDFCSKDGEASGEGVTEEAPVVSLKLFGRTVLVTDSRRPSTSLSSGVCKSLVSEFHQENSDTCDGMALETAQSNNMTQPDSFVGPSGSVWRQWPSALCNMQFQGVNSNAMEAAASAASSLHWWALYGGLQLPLALSFSNSLQVAPNSSPEDALREMKVQYVEEAGTSSATGTVDEVEISEQNAVNSRRRETVADNDIKEVDLVLGLKPRETSESLAQKSSSERRGFVPYKRCLSERSRQSSGIAGEDRDGQRMRLCL